The Ovis aries strain OAR_USU_Benz2616 breed Rambouillet chromosome 2, ARS-UI_Ramb_v3.0, whole genome shotgun sequence nucleotide sequence TTGGTTCtgctgcctctttgaaacccagcttgtatatctgcaagttcttggttcacatactgctgaagcctagcatgaagaattttgagcataaacttgctagcttgtgaaatgagcacagttgtacttcagtttgaacattgtttggttTGAACATTGTTTGCACTTcaggattgcaatgaaaactgatctttcccagtcctgtggctaatgctgagttttccaaatttgctgacacattgagggtagcactttaacagcatcatcttttaggattttaaataattcagctggaattccatcacctccacttacTTTGTTCAtcataatgcttcctaaggtccagtTGACTTTATACTCCgtgatgtccagctctaggtgagtgaccacagaaTCATCGTTATCCgagtcattaagaactttttgtgtcattcttctgtgtattcctgccacctctttttaatttcttctgcttctgtcaggtccttaATATTTCTGTCTGTTATCATGCCTCTCcttgtgtgaaatgttcctttgCCATCTCTGATTCTTTTAAAGAGGtctcttttcttccccattttattgttgtctctatttctttgcattgataattTAAGATGgccttcttatctttccttgttcttctctggaactttgcatCAGCTGGgcacatctttccctttctccctggtgttttacttctcttttgtcagctatttgtaaagcctcctcagacaactacttcaccttcttgcatttgtttgtgtttttccctttgtaatggttttggttactgccccctttacaatgttatgaacttctgtccatagttcttcagtcactctgtctaccagatctaatcccttaaatctatttatcacctccactgtataactATAATGGATTTGAtatagatcatacctgaatggcctagtggttttctctactttctccaatttaaattttaatttgcaataaggagctcatgatgtgagccacagtcagccccaggtcttgtttttgctgactttacaGAACTTCTCCAGAACTTCTCTTTGATTGCAAAGATCATAATCAGTCTGTTTTTGATATTGACTacctggtgatgtctatgtgtagagtcatcttttgtgttgttggaaaagggtgtttgctatgaccagcttattttcttgacaaaacttgttagcctttgctctgcttaattttgtactccaaggccaaacttccctTTTATtcctggtatctcttgacttcctacttttgcattccaaccctccatgatgaaaaggacatctatttttggtgttagttttagaaggtcttataggtcttcatagaaccaggaAACTTCAGCTTCGTTGGCATCAGtaattggggcatagactttgattactgtgatgttgcatggtttgccttggaaatgaactgaggtcattctgttgtttttgagattgttcCCACGTACTACATTTCAgattcttgttgactatgagggctactccatttcttctaagggattcttgcccacagtagtagatacaacggtcatctgaattaaatttgcccattctcatccattttactcactgattcctaagatgttgatgtttactcttgccatttcctacttgattgcatccaatttgccttgattcgtggacctaacattccggTTTCCTGTGTAACATTTTTCTTTACAACatttgactttactttcaccaccagacacatccacaactgagcactgtttctgctttgacccaaccacttcattctttccatagttattagtaattgccctccagtCTTCCCCAGTATCCTGACACCTTCCAACTTGGGGGGCTAATCttctgtcatatctttttgccttttcatgtttATGGAGTTCTCCCGACAAGACTACTAGAGTGCtttgccatctcctcttccagtagaccacattttgtcagaattcttcatTATGACccttctgtcttgggtggccttgcaTGGTATGGCTTACAGCTTCAATGAGTTacctaagcccctgtgccacagcaAGGCTATAATCCATGAAAGGGGAGTACCATTGacttatttctgtttcttgatgAGAAACTTTCCACGTTTAACTGTGAAATATAATGTCAGCTTTTATTCTGTTATAGATAGCCTTTATTAAGTTTAGATGTGTTCCTTATGTACCCAACttacttattctttttaatcatgagaaaatattgtaatattgtaattttgtctcttttctgtgtctattgagattatcatgtgattttaatcttttattctaTTATTGTGATCTATTGCATATATTGACTTATGTATGTTGAACCATCTTTGCATTCCAgtgataaatctcacttgatcgtGGTGTATGATTCTTGTAATATGCTTTTAAATTCAGTTTGCCAATATTTggctgagaatttttgcatctctattcttcagggatattggtctatagttagtttttttttttttttcccttgtagtgTCCTTATCTGACTTTGGTGTGAGGGTAATGTTGACCTTTGAAAATAAGTTTGGGAGttctccttcccctttctttctttctttttggatgaatttgagaaggattgatattaattctttaaatgtttggtgaaATTTACCAGTAAAGCATTTGGTCCTGGGTCTGTTTTTATTGGGGGATTTATAATTATTAGTCTCATCAGATTGTTTGTACCTTCATGATTCATTCTGGGTAAACTGCTTCTTTCCAggaatttataaatttctttcaggttatctaatttattggcatataattgttaatagcagtctcttatgatcctatGTATTTCCTTACTATCATTTGTAatgtgtcatcttttatttctgattttatatatttgagttttctctctctttttcttagcTTAGCTGAAGGCtttgtttatcaattttatctttgtAAAAAAGCCACCTCTAATGTTTATCAATCTTTCACCTTGTTTTTCTGGTCTGACTTCATTTATTTACACTCTGAGCTACGTATTTCCTCCTTATTGCTAACTTTGGGcttgatttttcttctctttctagttccttgaagttaggttatttgagatctttcttttccttttatacatttatttatcatTATAAACTTCTCTTTCTGAACTGCTTTTGCAGTACTTTATCTGTTTTAGtgtgtatttccattttcatttatttcaacatattttttaacttccctttggatttttttaaaatttaaatttatttattttaattggaggctaattactttacaatattgtattggttttgccatatatcaacatgaatctgccatgggtgtacatgtgttcccaatcctgaacccccctcccacctccctccccataccatccctctgggtcatccctttTACACTTTGGTTACTCATAggtgtgttgttttgttttcacatatTTGTAAATTATCCAGCTTTCCCTTGGTTGGTTTCTAATTTCATACTATTGGGTATGaaaaaaagatacttgatatgacTTCAGTCTTCTTACATATGCCAAGGCTTGTTTTGTAGCCTATGGTAGACATTtttgtgatctatcctggagaatgttccttgTGTACTTGAGAGGAATGGATATTCTGCTGCTCTTGGATAGACTGTTCTGTATATGTCTTTTAGGTCCATTTAGCTGAAAGTATGACTTAAATCCAATATTTTCATGTTAATTTTCTGCCTGTATGATCTATCTATTGCTGAAAGTGGGGGTATTGAATCTCCCtgatgccgggagccagtgtgaggaatcccgcccatgacaaggtcatgaggaaggaagctgacatatgcaaggcgtgctcagacttcagggacccctctggaaattcctaagcatgtaccccaacaaaaatctgctggcttttgtgctctgcttttccactcttctgacattttctggaaaaagtcaattcagggctttagtcttctgcatttgaaagagtgtttcaatccaaatactcctctgatggctttctagcctgcctgcaggactcgtacagctgcgcatgtgattgtttgaggcctcctgaccgcaggaggcacaggaagcttaaaacatcctaggaatgtaggagcttcccaggagtcaaaatctttagaataggactgattaaaagtttcatttgttgagtcaatacttgctgccaaattttcatatcctttatttgtagatatagttggtatatagaaaaacaagtagtagacctggtattagcaacattagatctttgagttaagtaccttctttgttataacccactgcacctttgttctatagagatgtaactttaatgctttaaggagatgcagattaaagaaaaacacttcaggggaaacaaaattaacattcattaaggaagagagccaaaagtgttaacaagcctcttggccagaagataatgtaaatcacctgagaccttttgtatacaaaatgatatacagaaagagtctgggctgcgaatgctacataattttgtgttacccattgatctccatgttttatcaaaagtataaaaggcctcctgaacaataaaggatggggccagtttctcggaccagtttctcaaactagtctctcggcctggtttcttgggactctggctccccccgtgtctttttctctctcttcttctctcccttccctctctctgctctttacttcaacttcaggctgaatctccacctggggcgcagaggctcgccaggtctacttacttgccctggctgttaagacccgcaggaaagggagcttaaggcgaggcacccttagatattcaagcgggcgccggtggcccaacgtagatggtgcaaattccttgtctggaattttattggccttccgtgtaaaccaagctattcagccctcttcctccacttaatcttcctactacgctacagtttcttaatctaatcttatattaataaataaacaagtctttccacgccaacgccgcccacccttcgaattccctggatccaccggggctggaccccggcaccctACTATTTCTGTGTTACTATTTCTACCTTTATATCAGTTAGTATTTACTCAATATATTTAGGTGCTTTTTTTGTAGGGTGCTTATATAATTGCTATGTTTCCTTGATGAATCCACTCCTTTGTCATTATGTAATGAACTTCTTTGTCTCCCATGAAAATTTctgtcttaaagtctattttatctgatctaagtatgaaagtgaaagtgaagtcactcagttgtgtccgactctttgcgactccatggactgtagcccaccaggctcctctgtccgtgggattctccaggcaagaatactggagtgggttgccattttcttctccaagggatcttcctgacccagggattgaacccagatctcccgcattgcaggcagaggctttaacctctgagccactagggaagccccacattgTCTTTTGCACtgtatttgcatggaatatattttgccATCCCCTCACGTTCAGTTCATGTGTGTCCTTAAAACTGAAGTTTTAAGGCAAAATATTGTTGggtcttattttttgtttgtttttatttttaattggaggataattgcttgttgtattgatttctgctatacaatgtgaatcagctttaggtatgcatatatccactTCCTCTTGAGCTGAAATGAAGTGGATGACCCTAGATCCTGTTATACATAGTGAAAttagccaaaaagagaaaaaaattatatgttaatgtatatatgggatctagaaaaatgttactaataaacctatttgcagggtagaAATAGAGTTgtagatgtagagaatggacttgtgtacatagtggaggaaggagaatgtgggaagaattgagagagtagcatgatATGTACACTACCATGTTTAAAATAGCTAACAGGAAGAAGCTATATAGCATAAGGTACtctgcttggtgctctgtgatgacctagagggctgggatgaaggcagagactcgagggtcttttttttcccctaaattcatCCAGCCACTTGGATCTTTTGATTGGAGATgtcaatccatttacatttagaataatttttgatATGTGGTGACTTACTAATACCTCCTTATTAATAACATTATGGCTTTTACATATTTCCATTGTATCTTTTTTCCTCTTGCTGCCTACTTTTATGGATGCTGATTTTCCCTGTGATATGCTGATTCTCATCTCTTTATCTTTTGTGAATTTATCATGGTTAAATTTATAGTTACCATATAGCTTACATAAAACATACAATAGTCTATTTTATGCTGAtagaaacttcagttcagttcagttcagttgctcagtcatgtccgacgctttgcgaccccatgagtcgcagcacgccaggcccccctgtccatcaccaactcccggagttcactcagattcatgtccatcgagtcagtgatgccatccagccatctcatcctcggtcatccccttctcctcctgcccccaatcctgcaagcatcagtcttttccaatgagtcaacactttgcatgaggtggccaaagtactggagtttcagctttagcatcattccttccaaagaaatcccagggctgatctccttcagaatggactggttggatctccttgcagtccaagggactctcaagagtcttctgcagcaccatcaattctttggtgctcagtcttcttcacagtccaactctcacatccatacatgactactggaaaacccatagccttgactagccggaccttagtcggcaaagtaatgtctctgcttttgaatatactatctaggttggtcataacttttcttccaaggactaagtgtcttttatttatttatttatttatttattgtgtcttttaatttcatggctgcagtcaccatctgcagtgattttgaagccctagaaaataaagtttgacactgtttccattgtttccccatctatttcccaggaagtgataggaccagatgccatgatcttcgttttctgaatgttgagctttaagccaactttttcactctccactttcactttcttcaagaggctttttatttcctcttcactttctgccataagggtggtgtcatctgcatatctgaggttattgatatttctcccggcaatcttgattccagcttgtgtttcttccagtccagcatttctcatgatgttctctgcatataagttaaataagcagggtgacaatacacagcctacacatactccttttcctatttggaaccagtctgttgttccatgtccagttctaactgttgcttcctgacatgcatactgCCCTTTAAATCctcctttttatgtttttaacaggatattttgcccatttttatagTCTCTATTTATCACAGTAATTTTTAATGcccttttcctttagtttttataCTATATTTAAATGGCTAATATAACATCCTATTATAGACTTAGAATTTTATTAAACTAAGTGTTTCAAAGTGCTgaatatttttacatgttttcatgttactaatttagttcagttcagttgagttgctcagttgtgtccgattatgcaaccccatggactacagcacaccatgcttccctgtccatcaccaactccaggagcttgctcaaactcatgtccatcaaggcagtgatgccatcctaccatctcatcctctgtcatccctctcctcctgccttcagtctttcccagcatcaaggtcttttccaatgagttgattctttgcataagttggccaaagtattggagcttcagcttcagcatcagtcattccaatgaatattccggactgattttctttaggatggactggttggatctccttgctgtccaagggattcttaagagtcctccaacaccacagttcaaaagcatcaattctttgtcactcagctttctttatggtccacctctcatatccatacatgattactggaaacaccatagcttagattatatggacctttgtcagcaaaataatgtctctgctttttaatatgctgtctaagtttgtcatagctttccttccaaggagcaaatgtcttttaatttcatggatttagtcaccatctgcagtgattttggagttcaagaaaataaagtctctcactatttccattgtttcctcatctgtttgccctgaaatgatgggaccagataccatgatcttagtttcttggatgttgagttttaagctagctatttcactctcctctttactttcatcaagaggctttctagttcttcactttctgccataagggtggtgtcatctgcatatctgaggttattgatatttctcgcagcaatcATGAaaccagcttgtggttcatccagtccagcatttctcatgatgtactctgcatataagttaaataatcagggtaacaatatacagccttgatgtactcatttcctaatttggaacaagtctgttgttccatgtccggttctaactgttgtttcttgacttgcattcagtaactcaggaggcaggttaggtggtctggtattcccatctctttcagaattttccattttgttgtgatccgcatagtcaaagactttatgcatagtcagtgaagcagaaatatatgatttttctggaattctcttgctttttctatgatccagcagacattggcaatttgatctctggttcctctgttttttctaaatccaatttgaacatctggaagttctcggtttacatactgttgaagcctggcttggagaattttgagcattactttctagcgtgtgagatgagtgcagttgtgtggtagtttgaatgttctttggccttggaatgaaaactgaacttttccagtcctgtggccagtgctgagttttccaaattttccagcatattgagtgcaatactttcacagcatcatctttaaggatttaaatagctcagctgaaattccatcatatccaatagttttgttcatagtgatgcttcctaattaGTGTTCTGTCATTTCATCTTGAAGAACTCCTTTTAGCATTTGTGGTAAAGTGAGCCGTGGTGCTAAATTCCTTCAGCTTTGTTTCTGTGGGAAAGTcgttatttcttctttgtttctgaaGAGTAACTTTGCCAAAGGTTGGTATTATCTACAGTATAACTCAATAAATTTTCCTAATACATTTAATTCAGTAATGAATTATTTATCTACCTGAATTTATACCTTAAACTGCCTATTCTGTACTTCTTCCCCTCTTactcctctctctcctgcttACCCTCTTCCTCctactctttttcttctttactttgtgTCCTTAAACATGTGGATTCCCTTTTTGTGCTGTgagtttattttattgcttttcagTATCTTTTTCCATTACAAAaaaggtgatgccatcctgcaCAAAATTGACCTATCTAAAACAatgaatataaaaaagcaaaaacattaaatTTGTCATTGAATTCACAATGAATTGATCAATTGAATTGATTGCTTTTCAATTCAAGCATTTCATTTTGATAATTTTCATTTGAATTAATAAATTCTTACTTTGAATTTACATTATTTTGGTAATAATTTGAACTAAAAAGCTCTCACATTTCATGAAATTACTTTGGTGAACATTTGCTCCTGTTTTGAAATGTTACGTGGGTAGAACAGTGTCATTTCATTTTGGAGTTTTAGTTCAGCCACAGTTTGTTCCCAACACCGCTCTTAATTGTGTCTGTGGGACAATGTCCCTAATGCATGAGAAGGTTCCCATTCCATTGATCTCTCATTCCAACTTTAAATTGCTTTGGGAACAGGGGAACAATTACAACTGAtgcataacaaatatttattcttccacGTCTGAGGAAACAAGCATTGTTTGTTGATCCTAATCTTAATTCAGAATGCTGACAGTAAGTACTGACAAGAAGTGTAGCAAGTTCTTTTAGGAAgtagaaataatttattaataataatggtaAATCTTGATTGTCATGGCATTGTATCTTTTCAGTCTATAGTTAAAGCTATCGTTTAGTAGTAATTTGTAATGTGAATAGCCTGATGAAATAGAGGTATCAGTTTATCACTAAAATACAGCTGTGAATCATTATGACTATtactatttcattattatttgtaCACTCTGTTAATCCTTAATTTCCATATGCTATCTCATTATTTCCTAAAAATATTCCTCTAAGGAAAGTAAggcaaatatttttatcattttacaaatgagaagacAGCTATAAATTAGAGGCAGAGAATCTCAAACCAAAGACTTTGATTTTAATATGAGATGCTTTTCCACTATACAAAACCcatgttacatatatttttaataaatattaaattattctcTATAGTTACAATGCATAAATGGTAATAATTTGTATAAGATGGCTGTTTGTTAGTATTGActgaaaaatagtttaaaaagctAAAACCTGATGTTGATGAACAAATGTGACATGTTAAAGTTTTCCTGATCATTAATTCACAAATACTGCATGGGAAAATTGCTTGAGTTTAGAAAATAAGCCTTCACCAAGTCAGTCAGAACCCATCTATTATGTGCTGACACTGTATTAGACTTAGGTGTAGAAGGATGAACAAGACAAATAAGCTCCTTCCCCCACATCTCTTGTTACCTCACAGTGTAACAACATAAACAGTTTTAAGTGCTGGGAGCAGAAGTAAACCAAATGTAGCGAAACAAGCCTAGTTCAAGGTGTGTTTGACTTAGTGAGAGATTTCTGCCTAGGACGGAAAGGCTTGGAACAGATGACTGGAAGAAGCAGTTTAGATAGCCTCAGATGCATTGTCATTGCAGTTGTCTGGAAGAGGAAGATAACAGTCGCTGGAGTCCTGGATTCAAAGAGCCTGGTTAAAACATCTTCATATATCCTGGTAAATCTTGCTGTCTTCTTCCATTTCTGTTAGTGATAGGTCTGATCAGGGTGCTCATGTTCCTTATCCAGTGCATCCTCTCACCAATTTCTGAGCCTCACTGGGGAGAATTTTGACTTGTCATGTGAAGTAGTATAGAATAAGAGTTGGATTTTTGCCTCCTTGTTCCTGGCACTGTTGAATGAAGGTCAGTTTGACTTTGTGACCCTGCCTATTCTAAGGTTCTCACTAACAATAGCCTGCTGTTGACACATgatttttatacaaattttaatgCTACCAGTTAGGTGAAGTTGTAATGGACTATGAATATtgtttgttcctgattttagtcATGTGACATCAGCCAAGTGAACAAATTTCACGCCTTAAATATGACACACAAGATCCTGAAGTAAGAAATTGTTGCATAAATGAAATGAaggttttttcttctctttcttttctttaaggaaaattctttacttaagccgaacaaataaaaatttacaatgtCATTTGGGCTAAAGTTTTCATCTCCAAAATTGAGATTTTATATTCCCTTATTGTCTTTGTCTTCAAAATTGTGGTATTTCTGTTGTGTATTCTAAATTATTCCTTAGTATGAATCCCTCTGTTGCATTGGATTTCTGATTCTAAGTAATATCTGCTATATAGTGAGTTCCTCAACTACTATCACATGGCAAACTAAGTGACAGAGTGGGAGAAAAGTGGCTATGCTGAAACCCTCAAATCTATTAGCCATGTGAGGACTAAGCTTGTGATTTTGATCAATGTCAAATATGGTGGTGATtatgaaaagatcagttttcacatCCAGTCAGTAATGTGACAAACACATTAATCTAAATATCTTAATTCCTTTTATTATGTTTCTGCTAAAAGTCTCATAAAATCCTACTGTGTGATGACTTATGTGTATACTAAAAGTAGTGGTGCTGTGAACTACACTTGATCTGAGCTTTGAGCTCTACTTTATTATTTACTATGTGGTCAACCTtggaaaaattccattttttaatatgtgaaaaaTGGGGATAGTACAAACAATGATTATATTTTGTTAAACATGAAATAGTACATATACCCATGTATacctatttataaaaaaaaatttaaacattttttgctgTTCTCTTAGGTTGACAAGTGAGTAAATTATGAAGATACACTATGAAGCCACAGAGTAAAAATAAGTGAAGAGACTATGTAATGTTCTCCAAAGGTTGTCTGTAACATTCGTGTGGAGCTGGTCTATGCAGTGGTCTTGTCATAGGAACAGTCACACAAGAAACTAAGAGGAGCTGAAATATGAAATCAACAGATATCTGTGTTTAAACAGATGTTAAATTTCAGTTTATGCTATTCAATTTATTATTACTAATTGTCTATAAAACAATTAAGGTGACTAATATATACTATGTAGTGTCAGGCATAGAAAGATATATGCCCCCCAAAAATCAGAGTTTCTGTGAATTTTGACCATCatgaatttcaatttaaaatttccagtCCTATTGAGTGGTATTTTGCCATCTCCACTCTTTACTTGTCAGGCTTATATTCACTAATTAGTCAGGAGCTTTAGAAACCTCAACCCAGGAACATGTCCTCCATAGCAGTAAAAGTTACTTCTGTATGTTTCTTTAATCATAGGTAGAACTTCACATAGTGGCAATGGCATAGATACTTTAatcatttccagttttattgtattttgttGATACACATTGTTGAAGATAACTGGACTTCAGGGCTTCAAGCAAACACTCCTTataatacattctttaaaaaccAATTGTTTAGGTAATGTGTAACATGTAACACTTGTTTCCTGGTGGTAAATATATCTTATAGGAGATCTTCCTTTGACATCCTGAAAGCAGAGGACATGGATAAAATTAACCAGACATTTGTGCTAGAATTTCTTCTTCTGGGTCTTTCTGAATACCCAAAGACTGAGATTGTTTACTTTGTTGTAATTCTAAGTATGTACCTAGTCATTCTAGTTGGCAACGGTGTTCTCATCACAGCAAGCATCTTTGATTCCCATCTTCActcccccatgtacttcttcctgggAAACCTCTCTTTTCTGGATATCTGCTATACATCTTCCTCTGTTCCTTCAACTTTGGTGAGCTTAATCTCAAAGAAAAGgaacatttccttctctggatgtGCAGTGCAAATGTTTTTTGGATTTGCAATGGGTTCAACAGAGTGTTTGCTCCTTGGCATGATGGCTtttgaccgctatgtggccatctgtaacCCTCTGAGATACCCTGTCATCATGAGCAAGGTGGTGTATGTTCTGATGGCTTCTGTGTCGTGGCTCTCTGGTGGGATCAACTCAATTGTGCAAACATCACTTGCCATGCAATTGCCTTTCTGTGAGAATAATGTAATCAATCATTTCACATGTGAAATATTAGCTGTTCTCAAGCTAGCTTGTACTGATATATCTCTCAATATTATCACAATGATGGTATCAAATATGGCATTTCTAGTTCTTCCACTGCTGGTCATATTTTTCTCCTACATGTTCATCCTCTATACCATCTTGAGAATGAACTCAGCTAGAGGGAGACATAAGGCCTTTTCTACCTGCTCAGCACATTTGACTGTGGTAATTATATTTTATGGTACCATCTTCTTTATGTATGCCAAACCTAAGTCTCAAGAACTGCATGGAGAAAACAAGTTGCAAGCTTCTGACAAGCTCATTTCC carries:
- the LOC101104639 gene encoding olfactory receptor 13C3; translated protein: MDKINQTFVLEFLLLGLSEYPKTEIVYFVVILSMYLVILVGNGVLITASIFDSHLHSPMYFFLGNLSFLDICYTSSSVPSTLVSLISKKRNISFSGCAVQMFFGFAMGSTECLLLGMMAFDRYVAICNPLRYPVIMSKVVYVLMASVSWLSGGINSIVQTSLAMQLPFCENNVINHFTCEILAVLKLACTDISLNIITMMVSNMAFLVLPLLVIFFSYMFILYTILRMNSARGRHKAFSTCSAHLTVVIIFYGTIFFMYAKPKSQELHGENKLQASDKLISLFYGVVTPMLNPIIYSLRNKDVKAAVKYLLNKKPIQ